One segment of Alnus glutinosa chromosome 2, dhAlnGlut1.1, whole genome shotgun sequence DNA contains the following:
- the LOC133861500 gene encoding cytokinin hydroxylase, producing the protein MDQFLELSQAFYIATVVLLLYLSWRILYSCWISPTQRYQKLRRNGFKGPTPSFPLGNTREMTKKDGNSSLGSSNASHDIHSMVFPFFARWQKSHGKVFIYWLGTEPFLYIAEPEFLKKMSGEVMARSWGKPTVFKNDRDAMFGNGLIMTEGDDWVRHRHLITPAFHPTNLKVMATSMVDSTSRMLDKWSTLINSGRPEIDIEREITATAGEIIAKTSCGVGYESGQNVFHKLRELQMTLFKTNRFVGVPFSKFLYPKKALEARKLGKEIDRLFLSIITDRQKAMKEQPASHDLLGLLLQGSHADGRPGKLLTPRELVDECKTFFFGGHETTALAITWTMLLLAVHQDWQKTLRDEIREVVQDKEIDVSMLAGLKKMGWVMNEVLRLYPSAPNVQRQARGDIRVDEVTIPNGTNMWIDVVAMHHDKALWGDDVNEFRPERFKDDSIYGGCKHKMGYMPFGFGGRMCIGRNLTFMEYKIVLTLILSRFSFTVSPAYNHSPSILLSLRPQYGLPLILQPLHTN; encoded by the exons atggATCAGTTTCTTGAGCTATCTCAAGCTTTTTACATAGCCACGGTGGTCCTTCTTCTCTACCTGTCATGGAGAATATTGTATTCTTGTTGGATTTCACCAACTCAGCGATATCAGAAGCTTCGGAGAAACGGATTTAAGGGTCCAACTCCAAGTTTTCCGTTGGGTAATACTAGAGAGATGACTAAGAAGGACGGAAATTCTTCGTTGGGATCTTCGAATGCCTCCCATGATATACACTCGATGGTTTTCCCCTTCTTTGCACGATGGCAAAAGTCGCATG GAAAAGTGTTCATCTACTGGCTAGGAACAGAGCCATTTTTATACATAGCAGAGCCAGAGTTCCTTAAGAAAATGTCTGGAGAGGTCATGGCGAGGAGTTGGGGGAAGCCCACTGTGTTCAAAAATGATAGAGACGCCATGTTTGGCAATGGTTTGATTATGACTGAAGGCGACGACTGGGTTCGCCACCGCCATCTCATCACTCCGGCATTCCACCCAACCAACTtgaag GTTATGGCAACCTCAATGGTAGACTCGACCTCTAGAATGCTTGATAAGTGGTCTACCCTCATCAACTCCGGTAGACCGGAGATTGACATTGAGAGGGAAATCACGGCAACCGCTGGAGAGATCATTGCGAAGACAAGCTGCGGTGTAGGTTACGAAAGCGGCCAGAACGTGTTCCACAAATTAAGAGAGCTGCAAATGACTCTTTTCAAGACCAACCGCTTCGTCGGGGTCCCTTTTAGCAAATTCTTGTACCCTAAGAAAGCCCTAGAGGCCAGAAAGCTTGGAAAAGAAATCGACAGGCTATTTTTGTCGATCATAACTGACAGACAGAAAGCGATGAAAGAGCAACCCGCTTCACACGACTTGCTAGGGTTATTGCTTCAAGGAAGTCACGCGGACGGCCGGCCGGGGAAGCTATTAACGCCACGGGAACTAGTCGACGAGTGCAAGACTTTCTTCTTTGGAGGCCATGAGACGACTGCGTTGGCAATCACGTGGACCATGCTGCTTTTGGCCGTCCATCAAGACTGGCAAAAAACTTTGAGAGATGAGATTAGAGAAGTTGTTCAAGATAAGGAGATCGATGTCAGCATGCTTGCCGGACTAAAGAAG ATGGGATGGGTGATGAATGAGGTTCTTCGACTGTACCCATCAGCACCAAACGTACAAAGGCAAGCAAGAGGAGACATCAGAGTCGATGAGGTAACAATTCCCAACGGAACCAACATGTGGATCGATGTGGTGGCCATGCATCACGACAAGGCGCTGTGGGGCGACGACGTGAATGAATTCCGGCCGGAGAGGTTCAAGGACGACAGCATCTACGGCGGGTGCAAGCACAAGATGGGGTATATGCCTTTTGGGTTTGGTGGGAGAATGTGCATCGGCAGGAACTTGACGTTCATGGAGTATAAGATTGTCTTAACCCTAATTCTCTCTAGGTTTTCCTTCACCGTCTCCCCAGCTTATAATCATTCTCCTTCTATTTTGCTCTCTCTAAGGCCTCAGTATGGGCTGCCTCTCATTCTTCAACCTCTTCACACCAACTAG
- the LOC133860366 gene encoding uncharacterized protein LOC133860366: MGHVGTDPNSPHKIAMKCYEDLKNYSRHIVDGVVLTNAPRNAKYTSPQIQKEILHIFTTKVRDVIRKEIGDAKFCIIVDEARDESKREQMSIILRFVDKDGFIRERFFHIVHVKDTTTLTLKKKICDVISCNDLKIQNIRGQGYDGGSNMRGEWNDLQALFLKEGPYAYYVHCFAHKLQLALVVASREAKSVHQFFENLNFIINIVVGSSKRNDELQSAQVAEIESMIASNEIETGREANQIVLDTISKEGIDYSQRGDAEPAYMVLTSFEFEFVLILYLMKEIMGFTNCLCQALQQNSQDILNAMKVVLTTKSLLQNLRNEEWESFLHTVKSFCAKNEIDVPDMNHCYTRARGRSCCQNEESSMTMEHYFRIDVFIAAIDFQLQELDNRFSEHAIGLLPLSAALSSLDAYKSFKIDNICSLVEKFYPQDFTEQEKIILRFQLDHYKLDVPKHSDFQNMSNLSELCRGLAISGK, encoded by the exons ATGGGGCATGTGGGGACAGATCCAAATTCACCACATAAAATTGCTATGAAATGTTATGAAGATCTGAAGAATTATTCACGGCATATTG TTGATGGAGTTGTGTTGACAAATGCTCCACGGAATGCCAAATATACATCAccccaaattcaaaaagaaattttgcatATCTTTACAACTAAAGTGCGAGATGTGATTCGCAAAGAAATTGGGGATGCTAAATTTTgcattattgttgatgaagctCGGGATGAGTCAAAAAGGGAGCAAATGTCaatcattttgagatttgttgataAAGATGGTTTTATTCGAGAGAGATTCTTTCATATTGTCCATGTCAAAGATACGActacattaactttaaaaaagaagatatgtgATGTCATTTCTTGTAACGACCTCAAAATTCAGAATATTCGAGGTCAGGGATATGATGGAGGTAGTAATATGCGTGGTGAATGGAATGATCTACAAGCTTTATTTCTTAAAGAAGGTCCATATGCATATTATGTGCATTGCTTTGCTCATAAGCTACAATTAGCTTTGGTTGTAGCATCTAGAGAAGCAAAATCTGTTCATCAGTTctttgagaatttgaattttattatcaaCATTGTTGTTGGTTCTTCAAAACGCAATGATGAATTGCAATCTGCCCAAGTTGCTGAGATTGAAAGTATGATTGCTTCTAATGAAATTGAGACTGGAAGGGAGGCAAACCAAATTG TTCTTGACACTATCTCAAAGGAGGGAATCGACTATTCTCAACGCGGTGATGCTGAACCGGCTTATATGGTATTAAcatcatttgaatttgaatttgttttgatattGTATTTGATGAAAGAGATTATGGGATTTACTAATTGTCTTTGTCAAGCTTTGCAACAAAattctcaagacattttaaatGCCATGAAAGTGGTTTTAactacaaaatcacttcttcagAATTTGAGAAATGAAGAGTGGGAGTCTTTCCTTCATACTGTTAAATCATTTTGtgcaaaaaatgaaattgatgttCCTGATATGAATCATTGTTACACTAGAGCTCGAGGTAGATCATGTTGCCAAAATGAAGAATCTTCCATGACAATGGAGCATTATTTTAGAATTGATGTGTTTATTGCTGCAATAGACTTCCAATTGCAAGAACTGGATAATAGATTTAGTGAGCATGCAATAGGACTTCTTCCTCTTAGTGCCGCTTTAAGTTCTCTAGATGCATACAAATCATTTAAGATCGATAATATATGCAGCTTAGTTGAGAAGTTCTATCCTCAAGATTTTactgagcaagagaaaatcattttgagatttcaattggaCCATTATAAGCTTGATGTGCCAAAACATTCAGATTTTCAGAATATGTCCAATTTATCTGAGTTGTGCAGAGGATTAGCAATTTCAGGAAAATAG